The genomic interval CTACACTACTCACAATTTAAAATGTGGGCTCTACAATCTTCATAATGTAAAACATGCGCTCTTCGTTCTTCACAATAAAAAATGTGGGCTCTACAATTTTCATAATGTTAAACATGGGCTCTTCAGTCTTCACAATGTTAAACGTGGGCTCTACAGTCTTCACAGTGGAAAACGTGGGCTCAACAGTCTTCACAATCTAAAATGTGGACTGTACAGTCTTCACAATGTAAAATGTGGGCTCTACACTCTTCACAATGGAAAACGTGGGCTCTGCAGTCTTCACAATGGAAAACGTGGACTCTTCATTCTTCACATTGAAAAACGTGGACTCTACAGTCTTCACAGTGTTAAACGCGGGCTCTACAGTCTTCACAATGGAAATCGTGGGCTCAACAGTCTTCACAATGTAAAATGTGGGCTCAACAGTCTTCACAATGTAAAATGTGGGCTCTACACTCTTCACAATGGAAAACGTGGGCTCTGCAGTCTTCACAATGGAAAACGTGGACTCTTCATTCTTCACATTGAAAAAGTGGACTCTACAGTCTTCACATTGTTAAACGTGGACTCTACAGTCTTCACAATGTAAATATTGGGCTCTACAGTCTTCACAATGTAAAACGTGGGCTCTACAGTCTTCACAATGTTAAACATGGGCTCTACAGTCTTCACAATGTAAAATGTGGGCTCTACAGTCTTCACAATGTTAAACGTATACTCTACAGTCTTCACAATGTAAAATGTGGACTCTACAGTCTCCACAATGTAAAACATATACCTTACAGTCTTCACAATGGAAAACGTGGACTCTACAGTCATCACAATGTAAAACGTGGGCTCTTCAGTCTTCACAATGTTAAACGTGGACTCTACAGTCTTCACAATGTAAAACGTGGGCTCTACAGTCTTCACAATGTTAAACGTGGACTCTACAGTCTTCACAATGTAAAACGTGGGCTCTATAACTTGGGCTCTACAGTCTTCACAATGAAAAAATGTGGGCTCTTCAGTCTTCAAAATGTAAAACGTGGGCTCTACAGTCTTTCCAATGTAAAACGTGGGCTCTTTAGTCTTTGCAATTGAGAGCGTGGGCTCTACAGTCTACACAATGTAAAACTTGGGCTCTACACTCTTCACAATGTAAAACGTGGACTCTGCAGTCTTCACAATGTTAAACGTGGGCTCTATAGTCTTTACAATGTAAAACATGGACTCTACAGTCTTCACAATGTAAAACGTGGGCTCTACAGTCTTCACAATTTTAAACGTGTTCTCTACAGTATGCACAATGTTAAACGTGGGCTCTACAGTCTTTACAATGGAAAACATGGACTCTACAGTCTTCACAATGTAAAACGTGGGCTCTTTGTTCTTCACAATTGAAAaagtggactgtacaggcttcaCCATGTAAAACGTTGACTCTACACTCTTCACAATTTAAAACGTGGGCTCTACAGTCTTCATAATGTAAAACATGCACTCTTCGTTCTTCACATTAAAAAATGTGGGCTCTACAATCTTCATTATGTTAAACATGGGCTCTTCAGTCTTCACAATGTTAAACGTGGGCTCTACAGTCTTCACAATGGAAATCTTGGGCTCAACAGTCTTCACAATGTAAAATGTGGGCTCTTCCGTCTTCACAATGTAATATGTGGGCTCTACACTCTTCACAATGGAAAACGTGGGCTCTGCAGTCTTCACAATGGAAAACGTGGACTCTTCATTCTTCACATTGAAAAACGTGGACTCTACAGTCTTCACATTGTTAAACGTTGACTCTACAGTTTTCACATTGTAAATATTGGGCTCTACAGTCTTCACAATGTAAAACGTGGGCTCTACAGTCTTCACAATGTTAAACATGGGCT from Dreissena polymorpha isolate Duluth1 chromosome 1, UMN_Dpol_1.0, whole genome shotgun sequence carries:
- the LOC127864921 gene encoding uncharacterized protein LOC127864921 — encoded protein: MVKPVQSTFSIVKNKEPTFYIVKTVESMFSIVKTVEPTFNIVHTVENTFKIVKTVEPTFYIVKTVESMFYIVKTIEPTFNIVKTAESTFYIVKSTVESTFNIVKTVEPTFYIVKTVESTFNIVKTEEPTFYIVMTVESTFSIVKTVRYMFYIVETVESTFYIVKTVEYTFNIVKTVEPTFYIVKTVEPMFNIVKTVEPTFYIVKTVEPNIYIVKTVESTFNNVKTTAEPTFSIVKSVEPTFYIVKTVEPTFYIVKTVEPTISIVKTVEPAFNTVKTVESTFFNVKNEESTFSIVKTAEPTFSIVKSVEPTFYIVKTNEETTLYIVKTVEPKFYIVKTVEPTFYIVKTKEPTFYIVKTVESTFYIVKTVESTFYIVKTVEPMFYIVKTVQSTLYIVKT